Proteins found in one Pocillopora verrucosa isolate sample1 chromosome 12, ASM3666991v2, whole genome shotgun sequence genomic segment:
- the LOC131790890 gene encoding adenosine receptor A3-like: MNVSMSEDFLVNSSRSKFFCPGAPLIIWDLERKVFIQLGIAISATIGSFALLLNILVILTIKKTRELQTNSIILVTSLAVADLLVGAVSAPFNITVDALILRGTISVGMICLIAKLTKFVSSTTYRASYYHVVLFSWERYVAIVKPTKYKAIVTEKRLTRLAIIAWMTALTPSVLFLALEATAVSKMLPRVIFAIVQLLAFTLMVYFYSMVYIGIRKWNRSQFSHVNALIKARMESKTALTVFLLTIAILIAIVPLGVAHVLAQRSLFFRKISVLRWAETFLLLNSIVNPALYFYRNRKYRKAALNLLSKPREIQPAVHVGLRKRRQRYSSAFVNVKELVHIERGQRLTRSQSWTADTHVVAGTPTVSREPVVAIINRRMSCPPLIRHENLREVIQPLTRTFKVQIELTPTKK, from the coding sequence ATGAATGTGAGTATGTCTGAAGATTTCCTTGTCAACTCTTCCCGGTCAAAGTTCTTTTGTCCAGGTGCTCCGCTGATTATCTGGGATTTAGAAAGGAAAGTGTTCATACAGCTTGGAATCGCTATATCTGCCACCATAGGTTCATTTGCACTTTTGTTGAACATTTTGGTGAtcttaacaatcaagaaaacGAGAGAATTGCAGACAAACTCTATCATTTTAGTCACCAGTTTGGCAGTCGCAGATCTCTTAGTGGGTGCGGTTTCTGCCCCATTTAACATCACTGTAGATGCGTTGATTCTTCGAGGAACTATATCGGTGGGCATGATTTGTTTGATAGCTAAACTTACAAAATTTGTTTCGAGCACTACTTACCGTGCTTCGTACTATCATGTAGTTCTGTTCAGTTGGGAGAGGTATGTTGCGATTGTAAAGCCTACGAAGTACAAGGCTATAGTAACCGAGAAACGCTTAACGAGATTAGCGATAATCGCTTGGATGACAGCCCTTACACCATCGGTCTTATTTCTTGCATTAGAAGCCACTGCGGTTTCCAAAATGTTACCTCGTGTTATATTTGCCATTGTCCAGTTACTCGCCTTTACCCTTATGGTGTATTTTTATTCCATGGTTTATATTGGAATACGAAAATGGAACCGAAGCCAATTCAGCCACGTCAATGCTCTGATCAAAGCGAGGATGGAAAGTAAAACGGCTTTGACGGTGTTTCTGCTAACAATTGCCATTTTAATTGCTATCGTTCCTTTAGGGGTTGCACACGTCTTAGCGCAacgttcccttttttttcgtaaaatttcagttttgcgATGGGCGGAAACCTTCCTCCTGTTAAACTCCATTGTGAATCCTGCGCTGTATTTTTATAGAAACAGGAAATACAGGAAAGCTGCTCTTAATCTGCTAAGTAAGCCACGGGAAATTCAGCCAGCGGTTCACGTGGGTCTTCGTAAAAGACGCCAGCGATATTCCTCCGCGTTTGTAAATGTTAAAGAGCTTGTCCACATAGAAAGAGGTCAACGTCTCACACGGTCACAGTCCTGGACAGCGGACACACACGTAGTCGCTGGAACACCGACCGTGTCTCGAGAACCAGTGGTCGCAATAATTAACAGAAGAATGTCATGTCCACCCTTAATAAGGCATGAAAACCTTCGTGAAGTGATTCAACCTTTAACTCGAACTTTCAAGGTGCAGATTGAACTTACACCTACAAAGAAATAA